CTTATTCACAGAGTTCTGACAGCAAGTACGGATCAGAGGCCAAACATTGTAAAGACGCTTAGGCCTTTTCTTCTACAGGAAGTTGGAACTGTGCAGACATTGAAAGAGAAAATGAGTCATTATGGCGGTGAAGGCCCACGTGTTGTGGACTCTGTGTTCCACTGACTCAGTGACAAAGTCAAAGTGACTCAAGCCTGCACACTCAAAGCATCAATAACGAGTCCCTTTTCCACCTGTAGACACATCTTCTTCATGCACGTGAAGGAGGACCTCCACAACGGTCACCTGCGCATGGGCTCGGAGCAAGCCGAGGAACTGAGCGCTCTCCTGGCCCAGGCCGAGTTTGGCGACTACAACCAAAACACAGCCCAGTACTGGTACTCGGAACTCTGCGGGGAGGAGCCCTGTCCCGCCACCatcaacaggtagaggaagctCATGAACCATGGAGATCAATGACCAACAATTCAGTAGTACAGTTGAGCCCAGAGATCAATACTGGTAGACAACACGGTATCTCTGAAGGGGGTAGTAGTCCACCCCCCTTCACTACTGGACGAGAAGTCCGAGTAAGAAGATTGCTGACGTTGGGTGTCTTCCACAGCATTGTGTCCAGACACAAGGCTCTGGACGGGGTGAGCCAGGGCTCAGTGGAGTATCAAGCCCTGCAGCTGGTCTCCATGCTGGAGCATTACGGGGTCGAGTGGCACTGGGCCCGCGACGCCAACGGACAGCGCCTGGCCATCGGTGTCGGGCCAGAAGGCATCGCCGTGTGCAAGGAGGACTTCAGCCTCGTCAACCGGTGCTTCCCAACACGACAAAATCCTGCGACTTCTTCAATGTTTGTAGTCCTAAATGCGGCCGTCTGTCGCGACAGGGTGAGCTATCCCGTCATTCAGATCGCCACCCAGTCGGGGAAGACCGTGTATCTGACGGTTACCAAGGACACCAATGACAGCGTGGTGCTCATGTTCAAGCTGATCAGCAATCGGGCGGCCAGTGGCTTGTACCGCGCCATCACCGAAACCCACGCCTTCTACAGGTAATGCCAACGCACCGCAGGTGTATCGACAAATATAAGATCACCCTTTCTTTCAGGGAAAAGATTTttgaagacaaaaataaaaatgttgtgcCTCCATCAAGGTGCGACACCGTAACCAACGCTGTGATGATGCAGTACAGCCGGGACTTCAAGGGCCACCTGGCGTCCCTCTTCCTCAACGAAAACATCAACCTGGGCAAGAAGTACGTCTTCGACATCCGCCGCACCTCCAAAGAAGTCTACGACCACGCCCGCCGCGTCCTCTACAATGCCGGCGTCATGGACCTGATGTCACAATCGAGCAGCGGCTCCCCGTCCTCGCCCGGCCGGGACGACGGGCGGCGGCGGCACCAGGAAGACGAGCAGCAGGATGACGACGGCTCGGACTGCGGCAGCTGCCAGCAGAGTCGAGCGCTGCAGGAGAGGCTGCAGAAGCTGCGAGAGGCGCTGCTGTGCATGCTGTGCTGCGAGGAGCAGATCGACGCCGCCTTCTGCCCGTGTGGACACCTGGTGTGCTGCCAGACCTGCGCCACTCAGCTGCAGGTGAGACGACGCCAAGTTAGCGTGAGGAGTAAAATATCTCACCCTTTTTGTATGATTTCTTCTCTGCAGTTGTGTCCAGTGTGTCGTTCGGAGGTGGAGCATGTGCAGCATGTCTACCTGCCCACCTGCACCAGCCTGCTCAACCTGACCATGGCGGACAACCGGCAGCACCGCGGCGGCGGCGGCATCCCCGCATCCATCTGCCGAGACCTGGCCTCTTCCCACAACTGCACAGAGTACGACAAGATCTACCACACGTGAAGGCACACCTTTTGGACGTCCCcgttatttttgtttcatttttttggtcCGTTTGTGTTTCTACTCCACCATCCTCCTGATTGATGGACAGACCACTCAccccaaagtgtgtgtgtgtgtgtgtgtgtgtgtgtgtgtgtgtgtgtgtgtgtgtgtgtgtgttgccaaaTAGTTTTAGTCGTCTATGTTTAATTTAATGATTGCATCAGTTGAGCTGATACATCacctttttgctttttatgttgttttagtAGAGCACTGGACATACTGGTGCTTCCTGATTTTCATTTGATGACTAAGCTTTTATTGAATAGAGTGAGACATTCTTGTGTTGAGTTTTAAATGCCAATGAGGAGGCTTTTAGAGGCTAAGCAGCTCTGCTTTCATTCACTTGGGGCGCACTTGTTCACACTCCACTTTAGAACACAAGTCCATAAAGATTTAAAGTCCATTTCCAGCAACAACTCCAACAAAGCAGACCAGAAAAAGTCTTGTATACTCCTCTGGGGTGCGCAAGTGAGGTCTGTTTTTCTAAAGGGTACAAAGATCTGTGCAATacctgcctgttttttttttttttttttttttttttaatttaatgtctctatttaaaaaaaaaaaaaaaaaaaaagtacattgtcACTTTATGAGGAAGCTGCATCCACACTGTTTGCCTGCTAGAGGATCAGCCTTAATGTAGCAGCACCGCCATCTTTGTTTGCAAACTTCCAACAGATTTGTTTTTTCTGCTAAGAGGGAAAAAATTCTTAGTTGCTGACTCGATTCAAGTTAGTtgggagttttttttatttatcacatTGTATCAGTAGCGATTTGTTTCTGTTTTCTGAAGCAAAAGCCACTGTTGTATGCTTTCTGATTTGACTTCTTATAATATTCTGCTTTTGACCAAGGAGAAAGTATTAataaagttggttttttttaccgtaaataaaaacaaacccgGCTCTAGAGTTTTGGTGTATTTTTAGAGGAGAGGCATGTGAAGACCTTGTCTATTGTTATTTATGCAACTATTACGTGTGTTTAATAAAACACATAGAAATACTGACAGTCCACGCAAACCAGACTGCTGTCATGTAAGACCTTTTGACTGCTGTTTTTGTAGTATGTCCAAAAAAACAATGtggtcctgtcatatagaggatcttcgactagtgtttttgcagtactgtatgttcttaaaaaacacacatacaaattGATCTTGTCATTAAGAGGATCTTTGCagcaggtctttaaaaacagaagCACGTGTCATATAgcggatttttttttaccagagtaaacacatgttctgtgtttttattcatgacTACATTCGTCATGTGGAGGTAAAATCTGAATGTTTGGCAGAGCCTTGCATTAACAAGtaagtatataatatatacaaaacCCAGCATCCGCTTTCTGAAAAGAACCACGAGCCACACGCTTTTTGGTCCTTACAAGCCACTGTATTCATCAGGAAATAGCAGTGTAAgctaatgcgtctgtgtaggctctcagtcgtacaggagttgtccaacaaggaaaaggcttcttgagacgtcatctgtacttctgtgaagaaggtgtcggacgtttcgctcctcatccgaagagcttcgtcagcgaactaataagtgctggtagcctaggccttaaatacagtaagagtgggcggaattggtgtgccaacaccctcctcctattggttccttacactaagactgggaggagttgtggtctcatcctctccttccattagcacctccgataaaagggaagtgtcgctccctgagttgggtatgaacgactctgatactggctcgttagcatctattgttctggctcggccctggctctacctcatttgcaagactaagagctgtgggttttggtctcagtaacctgctgaacacagggtccaaattaaacctcaaaccaccattccgattcaatgatgggttctgttgtttgacaaaaatagcttcctttactcctctttcaaaccatctgttttctaatGGAAGGAGCGTGGGTAAAGCTACATGACGTCACAGCTGCTTCCGCATTGCATTAGCATGTAGTCCATGTTAGCACACTTGGCTTTGTGTACTGGTAGGTGTGACTCATTCAGTGTTGTTTACTTCCTGCTAACCTACAAACAAGAATGCACCCTGCACCCTATTCACTATTGGCAGCATCTTAACGGCAAGCAGCatgtaaaacacaaacaaaagggactTTAATTCACTAAAACCCACTACAGTACAGTAGGGGTGTGCAAAGTGGGGCCCGGggggcagattttttttttcggctgttggcacattttccaaatacaattaaacaagaaaacgaaCAAAACCAACAAGAAAATTtggaaaagagcagtaattttatgagaataaagaaaaaaatatattggcaTAAAGTCCGAATATTAATctaaaaaattgtaacattatgacaaaACTATTTACGAGCATAACGACATAACACTATgagaaaaacattaaattttCACAATAATTTCCACAATCATTTTTGCAATATTGGAAAAGTAAGcttaaagttgcaattttgggaaaatgaggttgggacAATGTTatgatattacgagaataaagtccaaacattCTGGGAATAATGCcacagtgttatgaaaaaaatgacaagaagtcagtagaaatatttgtaaaatttaaaaagcgcagcaaaaatggaaaaaggcgcagtgaagaaaaagtagtaatacactttgtcacccacaaaacaaagctgagatgcaggctgtgtgttctttaaatatatattattaaatataactTGTCACACGGGTTgccttcaaaatgtaaaatatcaaagtggcccccgtgtCCTTTGATTTTACCATATGCTGGGAAacccttggacacccctgcagtgtAGTATTGGTATTATTTTACACAAGGGGGCCCTGAGGAGTAAATGAAATGTTAGAAAGTGGTCCTGCTGGTTTTTAAGTAGGTGGAAGGTTAACTGTCAAGTTGTGTGCAGGAAACAAAAGTACACTTAAGGTGGTCGTGGGCCCTTCTCGATGCGTAACACCTTAAATCTAAAATCATGAAAGCAATGAATGCAATCAGCTTGTGGGCcatcatgttttcttttttcactaGAACACACGTGGGGGCTCTCTTGGCGTCACTATTTTCATGCAGGTGCATGGGCCCGGCCATCAGGTAGGTTataaaagacatttattgatttttttggcACCGGACGCATGAAAACATGACTATAAAAAGGGTTTACACGGTAACCGTTTAGTCAACAGGAAGTATATTCAACACGAATGCGTCACTCATTCACACGCGCCACTAACCAGCCTCAACTGGTGCTGGCTCGAACCACTGACCCACAGATGACACTTTAACAGATATTGCAAGGTGATGACGATGAAGAGTTTCATGGGAATGGAGGAAAGTCACATGTTTTGTGCGGGACATTCTGACAGTCATTTACGAAACATTGCTATAAATACAGATTTTTCCCAGGTACAGTGCGTTGCTGCATGACAGCCAAAGTCCACATGGCACTGACGTACCGTAGAGCGTGCACGCCGCTGATATGGACCACTGATGAAGTGACGTTCATTTTACACACGTCTCTAGCCAGTACTGTGTTACGTCGCAGCAAATTATACTAATGACGAAAAAACATCAATATTGAGAAGGGCAGGCAAGGAAAATGATTAGGATAAAATGAtatttatgttttcattttaaacaaatacttTTATTGTAAATCGCAATGGAGAACTACACCTCCCAGATTGAACAATTATTGTGACTACTTATGTTTTGACATTTCAAATGAATTCCTGTAACATTTGATTTCATACTAAATAGTAACGGAGACACACCTAACAGCCtaacaaatattattatttccaaACTCATAATAATGACGACTAATCATACAAACATTGTACAGCTGCAATTAAGACAATATATTagaatatatattatacattatatatttattctattgtattcaatatttatatatttgaattataaagtaaataaatagtgcaTGTAACGCAATAACACAATTTCTCTTTtacatattaaatataaataacaaacaATGGCTAATAAGAAAAAAGATGAATATTACACCACATAAGTTCtatcactaataataataatattcataataatacaataataataaattgagaAGGGTAGGCAAGTAGAAACTATGgaacattattattacacttattTTTCAATGTTAAGTtactttacatattttattttaatgaaaataaaattgacaacttgtaataatcataataatgctgATCATAATACATATTGAGAAGCAACCAAggaaagttattattattattatcatctccCAGGTCGAGCGTCAATATGAAAAGGTCCACTTCAAAGATACGATTATGTGGAGGAAAAGAGAGCGAGCGTGTGAAAGCCTCACGCTGGACCCAGAACAGGAATCccgtgctaacatgctaacatgctaacatacgCACGCATGCGCTCTAATCCGTACTCGCATACAGCATCGCACGGCTCCTCCCCATCCTCATCATCACCTGGGCCACCTCGGGGagtaaacacaaaatgaattttTAAGCATGATTCATTTCAAGTCCTGCCAGCATTGCAAACGTTCAAAGACGAAGCGGCCCGCTGACGCATCTGCTGTCTCTttgaagtttatttgtagtcgTTAGCTACACTTCCTGatggcatccatccatccattttctataccgcttcatcctcattagggtggggtggcgggggcatgctggagcctatcccagctaacttcgggcggcaggcggggtacaccctggactggtggccagccaatggcagggcacatatagacaaacactcacattcatacctatggaccatttagagtctctaatgaagctaacatgcatgtttttggaatatgggaggaagccggagtacccggagaaaacccacgcgcacacggggagaacatgcaaactcccacaacatgctaaccactagtacTTCTTATCAAGTACAGCCTATCATCAAGTGCACGATGAACCTTTAAAGCAACACTTTATATCACAGCCCTGGCCtttacattaggtacacctgcacaatagtCACCGTGTGCTTCGAATTCAAATTTgacaattgttattatttttaatattatcttTGTTTTTTGGGTCTGCtgtgcctaatattgtggccagtgAATGCATTTGAAAGCATCAAGTTGCTATGCCAACACGTGACCGCGCGTCTGTCTTTTCTATAAGTAGGCTGACACCTACTGGTGAGTTTAGGAGTTACACTTCAAATAATACAATACACAGTCCTTCGAATCCACTGACAAGTATACTGTACGTACAGGCgaccctcgtttatagcggttaattggttccagacccaaccgcgatatatgattcagtgttaataaatggaatattttcgtagttagaccatggaaaacgtggttatgactttctaaatgtggtctttaacattattggagtcctgtagacatagaataacacccctttagtcacctttacactcctattattcattgtttacaccacattgcccaACTCTTGTGCTGCAAAGACTCgaaacaagctagcaagctaaccagttagcctcgatttatttcttctaaacttaagaagccaaaaacttccacatggaatgggaggagacctTTTTTTCAGTCAGTCATGTggggcatgccatggctgactacatgacttcatgcagcgttaaggtaatgtcatgcaagctaatgtttcaatgttttgtgtcattactgccgcctagtgaccgcagtacatatcacttgtatgtcattatcttttgactaataatagaccaccaaacattcattcattcatttctgttaAAACACAATGTAGCCagggagcgataattgaaccACAATGTGGCGAGAATTTGTAAACATTTCCAAatgttgctgctgtaacaagtgaatttccctgctgtgggattaataaagtactatacaatacatacaatacaaacacccatatgtacagtatgtatgtcatGTATGCCACAATAGATGCAACATTTCACTTGAAAATGCAATGCAGTGCAAAGCAAAGGAGAATTTGCTGCATGAACACAATAATAACCTCTGATGTCATTGTGCTACTGTTTCCTGCGtacattttaaagtcatattttatcaTGAACGAGTGGGACAAGAGGACACAAGCGTTAGCCATGCTTGCATAGCTAGGTGAGCTACAGCGCTAACATTacacatcatgctaggttagcctgctgaggaaaaccaaaacaatcaaacttacagctcccacatctgtatcTGACTGACGGATACTTGGCAGAGCTCCGGGTTTTGTTTTAGGATATGTAGCGAAGCCTTCATGATGTC
The DNA window shown above is from Dunckerocampus dactyliophorus isolate RoL2022-P2 chromosome 20, RoL_Ddac_1.1, whole genome shotgun sequence and carries:
- the mylipa gene encoding E3 ubiquitin-protein ligase MYLIP-A isoform X2; its protein translation is MLCHVTRPDSVVMEVEVDAKANGEDCLNKVCRKLGIIEVDYFGLQFTGSKGESLWLNLRNRICQQMDNVAPCRLRLRVKFFVEPHLILQEQTRHIFFMHVKEDLHNGHLRMGSEQAEELSALLAQAEFGDYNQNTAQYWYSELCGEEPCPATINSIVSRHKALDGVSQGSVEYQALQLVSMLEHYGVEWHWARDANGQRLAIGVGPEGIAVCKEDFSLVNRVSYPVIQIATQSGKTVYLTVTKDTNDSVVLMFKLISNRAASGLYRAITETHAFYRCDTVTNAVMMQYSRDFKGHLASLFLNENINLGKKYVFDIRRTSKEVYDHARRVLYNAGVMDLMSQSSSGSPSSPGRDDGRRRHQEDEQQDDDGSDCGSCQQSRALQERLQKLREALLCMLCCEEQIDAAFCPCGHLVCCQTCATQLQLCPVCRSEVEHVQHVYLPTCTSLLNLTMADNRQHRGGGGIPASICRDLASSHNCTEYDKIYHT
- the mylipa gene encoding E3 ubiquitin-protein ligase MYLIP-A isoform X1, which produces MLCHVTRPDSVVMEVEVDAKANGEDCLNKVCRKLGIIEVDYFGLQFTGSKGESLWLNLRNRICQQMDNVAPCRLRLRVKFFVEPHLILQEQTRHIFFMHVKEDLHNGHLRMGSEQAEELSALLAQAEFGDYNQNTAQYWYSELCGEEPCPATINSIVSRHKALDGVSQGSVEYQALQLVSMLEHYGVEWHWARDANGQRLAIGVGPEGIAVCKEDFSLVNRCFPTRQNPATSSMFVVLNAAVCRDRVSYPVIQIATQSGKTVYLTVTKDTNDSVVLMFKLISNRAASGLYRAITETHAFYRCDTVTNAVMMQYSRDFKGHLASLFLNENINLGKKYVFDIRRTSKEVYDHARRVLYNAGVMDLMSQSSSGSPSSPGRDDGRRRHQEDEQQDDDGSDCGSCQQSRALQERLQKLREALLCMLCCEEQIDAAFCPCGHLVCCQTCATQLQLCPVCRSEVEHVQHVYLPTCTSLLNLTMADNRQHRGGGGIPASICRDLASSHNCTEYDKIYHT